The Edaphobacter flagellatus sequence TGATATGAGCGGAGTTCTGGTTGTACTGGAGCAGCGCGGAGGCGCGTGGAATTCGATGAGCTTTGAGGCTCTCGAAGCAGGAATGCAGCTTGCCGCGAAGCTGGGGACGGAGTGCTCGGCCGCAGTGGTTGGCGACGGGGTTCAGTCATTGCAGTGGACAACGGCCGCGAAGCCAAAGGCTGTCTATGCGGTTGAACATGCGCTGCTGAAGGATTACACGTCGGATGGATTCACGACGGCGCTTGAGCAGTTGATTCGGAAGCTTGATCCGGCGTTTGTTCTATTTCCGCATACGTACCAGGTGCGCGATTTTGCTCCTGCTCTGGCGACGCGGTTTAAGCAGGTGCTGATCAGCGATGTGATAGCCATTCATGAGGGGCCGGTCTTTGTGCGTCAGTTGCTGCAGGGCAAGTTGAACGCGGATTACAGGCAGACGTCGAGCGGGCCGTGCTTTGTTTCGGTACAGGCAGGAAGTTTTCGCGCTGAGGCCGCGGATGCCTCCGCGATTGCGATGGAGGGTTTTGCTCCGGAACTGGATGCGGCGAAGATCCGCAACAAGCCGGGCGAGCGGTTCCGTGAATCGGCACAGACGGTTGACCTGACGGCGGCCCCGGTCATTGTCTCGGTCGGGCGCGGTATCGGCGAACAGGACAATATCGGCATCGTCGAAGAGCTGGCTACGGCGCTGGGGGCGGAACTTGCGGCGTCGCGTCCTATCTGCGACAACGGCTGGCTGCCGATGGAACGCCAGGTCGGCAGCTCAGGACAGACGGTTTCGCCGAAGCTGTATCTCGCAGTCGGTATCTCGGGTGCGATTCAACACCTGGTTGGGATGAAGGGTTCGAAAACCGTGATCGCGATCAACAAGGATGAGAATGCACCGATCTTTGAGGTTGCCGATTACGGCGTTGTCGGCGATCTCTTTGAGATTGTTCCTGCTTTGACCAAAGCGGTGCAGGCGGCAAAGAGCTAAGTCGGACTGTTTCATTTGACGGGAAGAGCGACGTCTGTTGGCGTCGCTCTTCTGTTTCAGCGCAAGTCATTTGCCAGACATCTATACTCGTAGCTGTTAGTAGATCGTGGTGCAGATGGCAACGACGAACCAACTTGTGACGGTTGAAGACGATCGCACATCGCAGCAGCCGGATCCTCCGCAGGGACGGTTGCGGGACAGCTTTGGCCGCGCCATTACGGATCTGCGCGTATCGATCACGGACCGCTGCAACTACAAATGCGTCTACTGTCGGACAGGAAACGAAGGTCCGCAGTATACAGAGCTTCCCATTGAGACCTATCTGCACATGGTGCGCCTGCTTGTTTCGCTGGGCATCGAGAAGATTCGTCTGACGGGCGGCGAGCCTCTGCTGCGCAAGGGCCTGGTCGAGATGGTTCGGGAGCTTTCGACCATGCGGACTGCCTATCTTTCAGATGGAAGCCTGACGGATGCTGGCCATCCATTGGATGTTGCGCTCACGACGAATGGGCATCTGCTGGAAGACCTGGCGTTGCCGCTGAAGGAAGCCGGGCTGAACCGCATCACGGTCAGCATGGATGCCGTCGATCCGGAGACCTTCTCCGCGATCACACGCGTACCACGGAGCTTCGATCGCGTTACGGCGGGCATACGGCGAGCGAAAGAGGTTGGGCTGGAACCGGTCAAGGTCAACTGCGTTTTACTGCGTGGCTTCAACGATCATCAGATCGAACGCTTCGCAGAATTTTCGCGCAATGAAGGTGTGATCGTACGCTTTATCGAGTTCATGCCTCTTGAGGAAGATCGCAGCTGGAAGCCGGAGACCGTGGTTCCGATGGACGAGCTGGTCGCTCGCCTGAATGCTTTCCGCCCGCTGGTCGAGCTTCCTGCAAACACCGTAAGTGAAACAGCGCGCAGATTTACCTTCGACGATGGGCTGGGAGAGATCGGGATTATTGCACCCGTTTCGCGTCCGTTCTGCGGACATTGCAGCCGCATTCGCCTGACCTCCGACGGCAAGATGCGCACATGCCTGTTCTCGCAGAGCGATCACGACCTATATGGACGGATGGTACGCGGTGAAACAGATGACATGCTGCGGATGTATATCCGTAGTATCGTCTTACGGAAGGAAGCAAGGCACCATATCGGAGAAGCAGGATTTGAAAAGCCCTCTCGCAATATGGTCCATATTGGTGGATGAAACAGGTCTCAGCAGTTGACCTGGAGTATCAAAGCTCAAGACCCTTTTTGTATTACTGCCGTCGTTCGGGATCTACTCAAGAATCTCATTGCGCTCTAAACCTGTAAGGATCTGTGCTTGAAAGAACGAAGACAGTTCGAAGTTATTGAAAGCCGACAGATGGATCACCTGCGGGTGTTCCATGATGTCGCCCGGGCCCTCACGTCGAGTCTTGAGCTTGAAGAGATTCTTAGCGCCATTATGGAAAAGATGGCGCAGTTCTTCGGCCCGGAGCGCTGGTCCATGCTCATGGTCGACGAAAAGAACAATCAGCTGTACTACGCCATTGCGGTTGGCGAGAACGCCGACAGTCTGCGCGGTTTGCGCGTGCCGATAGGTGAAGGCGTCGCAGGCTGGGTTGCGGCTACTGGAAATCCGCTGGTCGTTCCTGACGTCAAGCTTGATCCGCACTGGGCTGCCTTCTCTGCCAAGCATCCTGATCTGAATATTCAGTCCATTGCCTGCGTTCCGGTGCGTTCGGGAAATAAGACACTGGGCGTGATCCAGCTGCTGAACAGCAAGCTGGACCTGATGTCGGAGTACTCGATATCGTTTCTGCGCATCCTCTGCGACTATGCAGCGATCGCGATCCAGAATGCCAAGTCCATGACGTTGATTCAGGAGCTGACGATTACCGACGATGCTACGGGATTGTTTAATGCACGTCATCTTTACACCATGCTCGACGAGGCCGTAGCCAAGCGAGATCCATTCAGTCTGCTGTTTATCGATTTGGACCGTTTCAAGAGCGTCAACGATACACACGGCCACCTTATTGGCACTCGCCTGCTGGCTGAAGTTGGTAACCTGATGCGGCGTTCCCTGGGGCCAGGGAACGCCGCGTTTCGCTATGGCGGCGATGAGTTTGTGGCATTGCTTCCCGGCATGGGCAAGGCAGCAGCGACTGGAGCCACCGTCGCGCTGTATGAAGATCTTCGCAAGACAAGATTCCTCGAAAGCAACGGGCTTTCGTTATGCCTTTCGGGCAGCTTTGGTCTTGCTACATTCCCCGAAGATGGAAACACGGTTCCAACGATTTTGCGCGCGGCCGATTCGATGATGTACGAAGCCAAGACCACGCGCGACAATATTGCGGTCGTCGGCCGCGGCATCCTGATGGATCGGCCAAAATCGACGGATTCACGTACACGCTAGCTATTGATCGGGCCGGCGAGGCGACAGCGCGAAGGGCCGCTTCGGTTGCGGAAGAATCGCATCGCGATTGGCCGGCGCAGTCGGGTGAATACCGAAATCCCATACACCGAGGTTCACCTCGCGATCGGAGAGAACCTCCATCAACGCGTATTCGCCGAAGATAAGCGATTGCTTTGGCGTGAT is a genomic window containing:
- a CDS encoding electron transfer flavoprotein subunit alpha/FixB family protein; this encodes MSGVLVVLEQRGGAWNSMSFEALEAGMQLAAKLGTECSAAVVGDGVQSLQWTTAAKPKAVYAVEHALLKDYTSDGFTTALEQLIRKLDPAFVLFPHTYQVRDFAPALATRFKQVLISDVIAIHEGPVFVRQLLQGKLNADYRQTSSGPCFVSVQAGSFRAEAADASAIAMEGFAPELDAAKIRNKPGERFRESAQTVDLTAAPVIVSVGRGIGEQDNIGIVEELATALGAELAASRPICDNGWLPMERQVGSSGQTVSPKLYLAVGISGAIQHLVGMKGSKTVIAINKDENAPIFEVADYGVVGDLFEIVPALTKAVQAAKS
- the moaA gene encoding GTP 3',8-cyclase MoaA; this encodes MATTNQLVTVEDDRTSQQPDPPQGRLRDSFGRAITDLRVSITDRCNYKCVYCRTGNEGPQYTELPIETYLHMVRLLVSLGIEKIRLTGGEPLLRKGLVEMVRELSTMRTAYLSDGSLTDAGHPLDVALTTNGHLLEDLALPLKEAGLNRITVSMDAVDPETFSAITRVPRSFDRVTAGIRRAKEVGLEPVKVNCVLLRGFNDHQIERFAEFSRNEGVIVRFIEFMPLEEDRSWKPETVVPMDELVARLNAFRPLVELPANTVSETARRFTFDDGLGEIGIIAPVSRPFCGHCSRIRLTSDGKMRTCLFSQSDHDLYGRMVRGETDDMLRMYIRSIVLRKEARHHIGEAGFEKPSRNMVHIGG
- a CDS encoding GGDEF domain-containing protein — its product is MKERRQFEVIESRQMDHLRVFHDVARALTSSLELEEILSAIMEKMAQFFGPERWSMLMVDEKNNQLYYAIAVGENADSLRGLRVPIGEGVAGWVAATGNPLVVPDVKLDPHWAAFSAKHPDLNIQSIACVPVRSGNKTLGVIQLLNSKLDLMSEYSISFLRILCDYAAIAIQNAKSMTLIQELTITDDATGLFNARHLYTMLDEAVAKRDPFSLLFIDLDRFKSVNDTHGHLIGTRLLAEVGNLMRRSLGPGNAAFRYGGDEFVALLPGMGKAAATGATVALYEDLRKTRFLESNGLSLCLSGSFGLATFPEDGNTVPTILRAADSMMYEAKTTRDNIAVVGRGILMDRPKSTDSRTR